In a genomic window of Methanomassiliicoccus sp.:
- a CDS encoding ABC transporter permease has translation MVSVKEKYIRPKASRWELGLKEIWDYRELLYFLTLKQIKTKYKQTAIGVLWAVLQPLLTTVIFAVIFYNVAGLKTGGVKPVPFLYAGLMLWTFFSTALNGASMSLVTNSAMVTKVYFPRLLLPLSLVIAALLDYGIAWGLFFVIIIATGTGLSLYLPLVILPLVLTFLLVTGLSFFMSAMAAKYRDVQYIVPFFITILLYATPVLYPASWVQDPTLKWFLTLNPLAGIMSAQRAFIFDSALDIQLFLVSIPLTLAVFFFGLLYFKAYERRLADVI, from the coding sequence ATGGTTAGCGTAAAGGAGAAGTACATCCGCCCCAAGGCCTCCCGATGGGAGCTTGGCCTCAAGGAGATATGGGATTACCGGGAACTGCTCTATTTCCTCACCCTGAAGCAGATCAAGACCAAATACAAGCAGACGGCCATCGGCGTGCTGTGGGCGGTCTTGCAGCCCCTTCTCACCACGGTCATCTTCGCGGTCATCTTCTACAACGTCGCCGGACTAAAAACCGGCGGGGTGAAGCCGGTGCCCTTCCTCTATGCCGGCCTGATGCTGTGGACCTTCTTCTCCACCGCCCTCAACGGTGCATCGATGAGCTTGGTCACCAACTCGGCGATGGTCACCAAGGTATACTTCCCCCGCCTCCTGCTGCCCCTGAGCCTGGTCATCGCAGCCTTGCTGGACTATGGAATCGCATGGGGATTGTTCTTCGTCATCATCATCGCCACCGGAACGGGGTTGTCCCTCTACCTGCCATTGGTCATTCTCCCCCTGGTGCTGACCTTCCTGCTGGTGACCGGCCTATCGTTCTTCATGTCGGCCATGGCCGCCAAGTACCGCGATGTGCAATACATCGTGCCATTCTTCATCACCATCCTCCTGTACGCCACACCTGTGCTTTATCCAGCCTCCTGGGTGCAGGACCCGACCCTGAAGTGGTTCCTCACCCTGAACCCCCTGGCAGGAATAATGTCCGCCCAGCGTGCCTTCATCTTCGATTCCGCCCTCGACATCCAGCTGTTCCTGGTGTCCATCCCCCTGACCCTGGCGGTGTTCTTCTTCGGGCTGCTGTACTTCAAAGCCTACGAGCGGCGGTTGGCCGATGTCATCTGA
- a CDS encoding glycosyltransferase family 4 protein produces the protein MPDQHKGSVIMVGPLPPPNGGVANFVRNMRDFLPYNGFEVTVFRTGGSGSRYPFLQPLRDLRAVISFNFTSKRYRADIVHVHTSSYYSFLRNVPYINRAKRIARAVVVHIHGGMFKEFYEQASSPTRWLVRRTLGKADAVLVTSPSWVDSIGPIVGKGREVLSLPNGFDARAFRPGDRDEARRALGIPVEGRVLVTVGYLEPIKGHAHLIEAMAEVGEQVPDARLFILGDGSLRQKLADRVAELHLTEMVQFVHPPMPSSSIAQWMTAADVFVLPSLGEGNPTVMFECLGCGRPFVGTRVGGIPDIISSEKLGLLCPPGDSASLAKCIEDALDRRWDADEIATQAQRYAWPNLADQLSAVYLRLLTEHR, from the coding sequence ATGCCTGACCAGCATAAGGGCTCGGTGATTATGGTGGGCCCCCTCCCCCCGCCCAACGGCGGAGTGGCCAACTTCGTCCGCAACATGCGGGATTTCTTACCATACAACGGGTTCGAGGTCACGGTGTTCCGGACCGGAGGTTCGGGTTCGCGCTACCCCTTTCTCCAGCCGCTCCGCGACCTGAGGGCCGTGATCAGCTTTAACTTCACCTCCAAGCGCTACCGGGCGGACATCGTTCACGTCCACACCTCGTCCTATTACAGTTTCCTGCGCAACGTGCCGTACATCAACCGGGCGAAGCGCATAGCGCGGGCCGTGGTCGTCCACATCCACGGCGGGATGTTCAAGGAATTCTACGAACAGGCCTCCTCACCGACCAGATGGTTGGTGCGGAGGACGCTCGGGAAGGCCGACGCCGTGCTGGTCACGTCACCCTCGTGGGTGGACAGCATCGGCCCGATCGTCGGTAAAGGGCGGGAGGTCCTCTCCCTGCCTAACGGCTTCGATGCGAGGGCCTTCCGGCCCGGGGATCGGGACGAGGCCAGGAGGGCTCTCGGCATCCCGGTCGAAGGGCGGGTACTGGTGACGGTGGGATACCTGGAGCCGATCAAGGGACATGCCCATCTCATCGAGGCCATGGCCGAGGTCGGCGAGCAAGTGCCCGATGCCCGCCTTTTCATCCTCGGCGACGGTTCCCTGAGGCAAAAGCTCGCGGACCGGGTGGCAGAGCTTCATCTAACGGAAATGGTGCAATTCGTCCACCCGCCCATGCCCTCGTCCAGCATCGCCCAGTGGATGACCGCCGCAGATGTCTTCGTCCTTCCCAGCCTTGGAGAGGGCAATCCGACGGTGATGTTCGAGTGCCTGGGCTGCGGCCGTCCGTTCGTGGGGACGAGGGTGGGGGGCATTCCCGACATCATATCCTCAGAGAAGCTCGGCCTGCTGTGCCCTCCCGGGGACTCGGCCTCGCTGGCCAAGTGCATCGAGGATGCCCTGGACCGCCGGTGGGATGCCGATGAGATCGCGACCCAGGCGCAACGTTACGCCTGGCCCAACCTCGCTGACCAGCTATCGGCGGTCTACCTTCGCCTGCTGACCGAGCACCGGTGA
- a CDS encoding VOC family protein, which yields MPLGDPMGGETPEIERGKLLRVGQVWVPVSDLPRAVEVYTTVFGLTLVATDERNGFARLSMRDGPDLVLHLPRSGGEEPGINTGITFITDSIYDFHKVMVDEAVDFPLKPMRDSSGRLVARFTDEDGNEFEVMEASPG from the coding sequence ATGCCCCTCGGAGACCCTATGGGCGGGGAGACCCCGGAGATCGAACGCGGCAAGCTGCTTAGAGTGGGACAGGTCTGGGTGCCTGTCAGCGATCTCCCCCGAGCGGTGGAGGTATACACCACGGTGTTCGGCCTCACCCTCGTGGCCACCGACGAGCGGAACGGCTTCGCCCGGCTGTCCATGAGGGACGGCCCCGACCTCGTGCTCCATCTCCCCCGATCGGGGGGTGAGGAGCCAGGGATTAACACTGGCATAACCTTCATCACCGATTCGATCTACGATTTTCACAAGGTCATGGTGGACGAGGCGGTGGACTTCCCGCTGAAGCCGATGCGCGATTCCAGCGGCCGCCTGGTGGCAAGGTTCACCGACGAGGACGGGAACGAGTTCGAGGTCATGGAAGCCTCGCCCGGATGA